One part of the Glycine max cultivar Williams 82 chromosome 14, Glycine_max_v4.0, whole genome shotgun sequence genome encodes these proteins:
- the LOC100777311 gene encoding intracellular protein transport protein USO1, with amino-acid sequence MAFQLKPEPGSPPMSTSTTQKNYKEMSISQLVSVLRVSFQTEDFDKVEEELANRDAKLKAEIEPLREKIEVERLKRIEAEEKLKNRDEQCEKGKRAQQNYEQLLKEVKKNGLVEKNTIEELRQMSLALQRENCELKGLKKKWLDDGKSVGELRSRISVLEEEKSALDALSTKNSELKEAIKIKLTAIEGLRTENCKLADEKRRLETLMENLERKFAEIGVKIVKLEDATQSLLDGLKAEGITVNVEEVGDYKLENDTGGHVPFQRNEDTRHSIDAQSLSKGNKDALGASGFKLELENEIINLDDDDDDDDDDDDDDDGCTSKGLHGKKVISQIIAENEHPSSSDAIQHKSIFTEAQRFEAIKRKCLSDTQSSTSTSSDDDDSFEFDEGNPPKRRKTAPDSSGVNSLPSYFLTRKI; translated from the exons ATGGCCTTCCAACTCAAACCCGAACCTGGGTCTCCGCCTATGTCCACTTCCACCACCCAGAAAAACTACAAAGAAATGAGCATTTCTCAGCTTGTCTCGGTTTTGCGTGTTTCGTTTCAAACGGAGGATTTTGATAAAGTTGAGGAAGAATTGGCGAACAGGGACGCCAAACTTAAGGCGGAGATTGAGCCACTCCGGGAGAAGATCGAGGTGGAGAGGCTCAAGAGGATTGAAGCcgaagaaaaacttaaaaatagagATGAGCAATGCGAAAAGGGGAAAAGAGCACAGCAAAACTATGAGCAGTTGTTGAAGGAAGTGAAGAAAAACGGTTTGGTTGAAAAAAACACGATTGAGGAGTTAAGGCAAATGAGCCTCGCTTTACAACGTGAAAATTGTGAGCTGAAGGGCTTAAAGAAAAAATGGCTAGATGATGGCAAATCTGTGGGTGAACTTAGGAGCAGGATCAGTGTGTTGGAGGAGGAGAAGAGTGCTCTTGATGCCCTTAGCACCAAGAACAGTGAATTGAAGGAAGCAATCAAGATTAAATTGACCGCCATAGAGGGTTTGAGGACCGAAAACTGTAAATTGGCAGATGAGAAGCGCAGACTTGAGACATTGATGGAGAATTTAGAGAGGAAATTTGCGGAAATCGGTGTCAAGATTGTGAAGTTGGAAGATGCAACACAGTCTTTGTTAGATGGCTTAAAAGCTGAAGGAATTACTGTCAATGTTGAAGAGGTTGGTGACTACAAGCTTGAAAATGACACTGGGGGCCATGTTCCCTTCCAAAGGAATGAAGATACTCGTCACTCAATTGATGCTCAGTCTCTTAGCAAAGGGAATAAGGATGCTCTAGGTGCATCAG GGTTCAAATTGGAATTGGAAAATGAGATCATAAAcctagatgatgatgatgatgatgatgatgatgatgatgatgatgatgatgggtgTACATCAAAAGGATTGCATGGAAAGAAAGTCATTTCTCAAATTATTGCAGAAAATGAACATCCAAGTTCATCGGATGCAATCCAGCACAAAAGCATTTTTACAGAAGCACAAAGGTTTGAagcaatcaaaagaaaatgtttatCTGACACGCAGAGTTCTACTTCCACATCTTCTGATGACGATGATTCATTTGAGTTTGACGAAGGTAATCCCCCCAAGAGAAGAAAAACTGCACCAGACAGTTCTGGAGTAAACTCTTTGCCAAG TTACTTCCTCACTCGCAAAATCTAG